A window of Pelomonas sp. SE-A7 genomic DNA:
CGATCAGGAAGCAGCAGGGCATCAGGATCACGCCGGTGATGCTGTTGCGCAGGTCGATGCCGGCATGGCCCGTGCCTTGGATGGCGCTGGACTGCAGCACGCTGAGCAGGCGCAGCGGCAGGGCCACGGAGACGATCTGCAGCGGTGCAACCGCGCCGCCCCAGTTGGGGCCGAGCAGGGCCGGGATCAGCCAGGGCGACAGCGCCGCCAAGCCCCAGAGCACTGGCACCACGACATACGCAACGAGACGCAGCCCCATCAGCAGCGCCGGCCTCAGCGGCGCAGCCTCGCGGTGGAGCTGGGCGATCACCGGGTAGGTCACCTGGTTGACCACGGACATCACCCGGCTGACCGGCAGCATGGCCAGATGCATGGCGACCGAGTATTCACCGAGAGCATTCTTGGACAGCATGCGGCCGGCGATCAGCACGTCGCTCTGGCCGAACACATAGCTGGCCACCCGTGACAGGGCGACCTTGAAGCCGAAGCCGATCAGGCCCTTGGCGGCGCCCAGCTTGAAGCTGGGCCACAGGTTCAGCGGCACCAGCAGGTTCAACAGCACGACGCGAGCCAGCGTGCCGGCCAGCGGTCCGATGATCAGCGACCAGACGCCGTAACCCTTCCAGGCCATGCCGGCCGTGGTGAGCGTTGCGGCGAGGGCCACCACCACCTCGATCACCGAGCTGCCGCGGAATCGCAGGTCGCGGCGCAGCTGGGCATCGGACATGGCCGACAGCGGCGCCATCACCAGCTGAAGGGCCGCGATCTGGATCAGCGGCGCGGCTTCGGGCGCCTGGTAGAAGGCGGCAAGTGCCGGCGCCAGCAGAGCGACCAGGGCGGCGCCGCTGAGCGAAAACAAGATGGACGCGCCAAAGATGCTGCGCATCTGGGCCTTGTCCAGCCGCTCGGCCTGCACGATGCCGGCGCCTATGCCGAACTCGGCCGCCATGGCGACGATGGAGAGTACGGCGGTGCAGATTGCCGACAGGCCATAGTCCTGCGGCGACAGCGTCCGCATCACATAGATGGTGCCGACCCAGGAAATGATCTGGGAGCCCAAGCGGCTGGCTGCGGTCCAACGCAGCCCTTGCAGGAACTGGCGCTCGACGGTCATGGGGCCGAGGCCGCCGCAGCCACTGGAGCGGCAGCGTCACGCCAGGCGCCCAGCTTCTGCAGGCGCTCGACCAGGCCGTCGATCTTCAGGCCCAGTTCCTGGGCCTTGTGCGCATGCGTCAGGGCCTTGTCGGTTTTGCCCACGTCAAGGTACAGGGCGGCAATGTTGCGCTGGGTGAAAGGGTTGTCCTTGACCTGGGCCGCGGCGGCATCGATCTGCGCTTCTGCCTCGGCCGGCCGGCCGGTCTGCACCAGGTGGTTGGCGAACAGCAGCTTGACCAGCGTGTCGTCGGGACGGAAGGCCACCCCGCGCATGAAGTAGCAGTCGACCGAGTACTTGGTCTCCACCGGCTGGGTCGTCTTCAGGCGGATCGCCAGGTTGGACAGCGAGACCAGGGCACGGTGGTGGTTGGGAAACACGGCCAGCGTGTAGGCCAGGTCCTTGCCGGGGTTCTTGACCAGCTTGCCGCGCAGCCCGGCTTCGACTTCGGGCGTGAAATGCTCGACCTCGACCACATGCAGCAAGGCCTTGTGGGAGCGGTAGGTGTTCTCGGGAATGTAGTGGTCGGGCCGGTAGTCGAAGGGCCCCCAGGCCATCTCGAAATGGCCGCAACCGGCCGGCAGCGTCTGGGCCTGCAGACCGGAACTCAGCGCCATCAGCGCGAGGGCGGCAAGGGAAGTCGACTTCATGGCGTGCTCCGAAGATGGTCTGCTGGATGAATTGTGCAGCAGGGTTTTTGGCTGGCCCGGCCCGCCGCGCTATTCATGGGGGTCTGCGTTGGCCGGCCGCGCGGCGCGCAACTTCAGGACCAGGGCCTTGATGCCGCGGCGGCAGCCCTCGACGCACAAGTCCTTGAGTCCGATGAGCGACAGCGGGTTGTAGGCCACCAGACCCCAGCGCTCGCGCCGGTGCGACATCCAGGTCTGCTTGTAGGGGTCGTCGCCTATCAGGTAGTCCACCTCGTGGACGCGGTCCACGTCCAGTGCGTGCTGCATCAGCGCGGCGGTCAGCACGGTGCCCGGCGAATAGCTCTTGTAGCCCTCGTCGTAGGCCACCTTGTAGATGTCGGCCCGGCCATTGGCGACGATCCAGATCTGCGCGGCGATCGGCTTGTCGCCCAGCCAGACCACGCCCAGGCGCAGCCAGCCGCGGCTGCGGCAGAAATTGATCAGGCCGGGCACGAAGCCCAGGTAGGGCTCCGGTTGCTTCCAGCTTGCCGCGTAGACCACTTCGTAGGCCGCGATGCCGCGCTCGATGTCGTCCTCGATGATGATTTCCACCCGGCCCCCATCGGCCTGCAGCTTCTTGGTCATCCGGGAAATGGTGTTGCGCTGCTTGCTGCTGCGCTGCGCCAGATACGCGGCCCAGCTCTCCTGTTGCGCCAGATACCAGTTGCCGAAACAGAAGTAAGGGAAGCTGATCAGATTGGCCAGGCGCAGGGCCGATTGCAACGTCCGGAAGCTGGCCGCCTCGATGGCCATGGGGAAGAACTGGAACGAGCTCAGCCCACGGTGGTCGCGCTGGATGGCGCGGATCAGGGTCGACAGCTGCACATCGGTCAGTCCGGGCGCCAGCACCGGTGCGTACAGGGCCGTGTAGTAGTTCGCCAGCGACTGGACCTTGGCGTCAAGGGTTCGGGCCGTCAGCAGCAGCGGCAGCACGGCCATGGGACGGCCATCGTGCTCCAGCACGTAGAACATGACCCCGGCATGCTCGGGGAAGACCTGGTCGACCAGGTTGGTGTACCAACCGACGCCGAACTGCATCGAGTCGTCCTCGGCCTCGGTCAGGAAGCGGACCAGTTCGGCCGGAAACTCCGAAGGATGCCTGTAGCAGCGCACGCCGACCGGACCGGTCGCGTCGCCGCGGGCGCGCGAGCCGCGGATCAGTCGCAGGCCGGATCGCGTCGCCCGGGCCGTCGTCCTCGCGACGGCGTTGCGATAGAAGCCCAGGTGTCTGATCCAGCGATGGCCGGAGGACCACTTCAGCTGCTCATCGCTGGCATCGGTATAGAACTCGATGCGGCCCTCCGGCAGCAGGCCGAAGCAGTGCTCGATGGCCAGCCGCAACAGAACGCGGCCCGGCGCATACGAGGCGGCGCTTTCAAGGTAGGTTGTCTTGAGCATCACCAGCATGCGGTCTTCGATGATGGCCAGGCGCGCGGCCACCAGTTGATCGTCCAGCCACAGCTCCCAGGCGACCGCTAGACCGTCCTTTGCATGCTGGCACATGACGTCGCGGTAGAAACGTTCCTGGACAGGGCTGCTGCCCACCGCCGTGCCGCGCGACCCCTTCCAGCCGGCGGCTTCAAGCGCCGCGTAGCGCGCCACGGCCGTGGCGATCTGCTCCGGTTCGGTGATGGTTACGAAACGCTCGCTCAGCCCGTCGGCCTGGGCGCGGCGCCGGTAGCGTTCCAGGTTCTGTGTCAGCTTCTTGGGGCGGGACCGCCAGTAATCGTCGAAGCTGCCGGTCAGCGCGATGTCCATGGTGAGGGCCTGGTCGACGCTGTCGCTGGAGAACAGGCCGGTCGAAGCCAGGTCGCCGAAATGCGGGTCGCAGCAAAGCAGGTCGAGCTCGGCCGCCAGGCCCGGCAGGCTGCGGACCAGGTCCTCGACATGGCTCGCGTCATGCAGCAGCGTCGGACCCAACTGCGCCTGCTCCGGCAGGAAGCTGCGCCAGGAGAAGCTGCCGTGCTGCTGCACCACGCACATGCCTTCCACCTGGTCCTCGAGCGTCAGCACGCAAAGGTATTCGCCGCCGGTGGCGAAATTGCCGAGCAGCGCATTGACGAAACGGCTGCTGAGCATGGGGTTGGGGGCGAACAGGCGGCGCCGCAGGGTGTCCCAGGCCGTCGCGTGTTCACCAAGGCTGCCCTGCAGCGGATGAAGGGTCCAACTCATCGCATCAGCTCAGCCTGTGTTGAAGCGGATGGCCGGAGGGCAGTGGCCAGCCAGTGGTTCGTCGCCTGCTCGACCTCGGCCCGCCAGGGCGCGGACGAAAAGGTGTGGTCGGCCTCGGCGAAGTCTCGCCGGGTCGTGGTGGGGCGATCGATCAGGCCTTGCCATTCGCGGCTGGCCTTGACATGGTCGAGGAACTCCTTGGCCACATAGTCGGTGCCGCTGAGCAGCAGCAGCACCGGACCGGGGAAGCGCTTCCAGGCGCGCGCCATGCGGGCCTGGAAGCCCAGGCGGTCGGCGCTGGCGGGTTTGGCGCGCGATGCCGTGCGCAGCTTGGCCAGGAATTCCTTCAGCGCCTTCAAGCCGGTGCGCCCGCTCAGCAGCTTGAGCCAGAACTCCTTCTGCATCAGTCGCTGGGCGTAGTAATGCTTGACCTGGGTCTTGGCCAGGCTTTCGGTGGAGCGGACCCAGGGGTTGAGCAGGACCAGGCCGGCGATGTCGCCGTCGGCTGCTTGCCCATCGACGTAGAGCAGGGCGGCCGAAGCGCCGTCGCACAGGCCCCAGAGCACGACCTGGCGGACCGCCGGGCATTGCTCGCGCAGGCTGCGGACCGCGGCCGCGATGTCTTTGCCCACGTCCTCGAACGAGCGCAGGGGGCCTTCGCTGTCGCCCATGCCCCGGTAGTCGAAACGCAGGCAGTGGTGACCTTGCGCGGCCAGCGCGCGCGACAGCAGGGTGAACTGCCGGTGGCTGCCGACCCGGTACTGCGGGCCGCCGACGATGACGACCACGCCCACGCCACTGGGCTGGGCCGGCTCGGCAAGAATGCCAAGCAACTGTTCGCCCTGGCAGTCGAAGCTGACGGCACGTTCGGTAACGCTCATGCACCAGCCTCCCGCAGCAGCCGGCAGCCGGTCTGCACAAGGTCGGGCAGTTCCTCGATCTCGGTGGTCTGCCAGAACGCCGGGCCCTGGGCGAAGCCGTTCTGGACCGCATAGCCCGCATCGCGCCAGCGTTGCTGGGCTTGCAGGGCCACCGGTGTCCATTCGGGCGCTTCGCGCGAACTCACCTCGATCCAGACCAGGCGGCGGCCGGCTCCGTCTCCTTCGGGGGGCGTCAGCGGCGCGGCTTCCAGTCCCTTGGCCAGTGCAGCCGGCAGCAGGTAGCCGGCCACCTCGACCGAACGGCCCTGGTCCAGCTCGCTGCGCAGGCTGGCCATCAGGCCCTTGCTGCCGCTGTCCAGCATTTCTCCGGCCACCTTGAGCCGCAGGAACTGCTGCATCAAGGTCTTGCCGGAGGCCGGCGGCTGCACCAGCAACAGCTGGCTCGGATAGGGCAGGGTCTTGTGCGCTTCGACCGCAAGCAGGCAACCGGCACGCAGACCCCAGAGCCAGAGCGTCCGGCCACCAGGCTGGGCCATCAGCCAGTCGCTCGCCTGCTTCACGTCGTCCAGCCAGGCCTGCCAGCTCGCATCGCCGAAATCGCCGCTGCTGTCGCCACAGCCGAGCGGATCCAGCTGCAGCACCTCATAGCCTTCGGCGGCGAAGGCGCGAGCCTGCAGGGCGGCCATCCGCCGCGCCTTGTTCATCTCGTCGGCGAACGGCGCCAGGTAGAGGATCTTGCCGAGCGAGCCTTCGCTGCGCCTCGCCGGGTGGTAGAGGCAGTAGCGGTGGCCGCCGGAAGGACTGTCCAGGAAGAAGGGCTGCATGTTGTCTCTTGCCCAGGTTCAGCCCAGCGCCAGGCTGTCGAACAGCGCGGCGAATTTCTCGACGGTGCGGGTCCGCTCGAACTCGGCGACCCGGTCCAGGCTCATCACGGTCGCGGTGTCTGATTCGATGCCGGTGATGAAGCTTGCCAGGGCCTGGGTGATGGCGGCTTCGTCGTCCAGCGGCGCCAGCGTGCCCACGTTTTCCTGGCGTATCAGGCCGGCGGTATCACCGTCGGCATCGGCCAGCGCGAGGATGGGCCGCCGGGCCCTGAAGTATTCATACAGCTTGGCCGGGACCGCCGGGTTCGAGGTGTAGCCCTGGAAGATCAGCAGGCCGTCGGCGGCCAGCATCTCGCGCAGCGCCGCCTCGTAGGGCAGGCCGGGCTGGAAGTCGACCACCTGCTGCAGGCCCAGCTCGCCGACCAAACCGGCATAGACCTGCTCGACGCCCGAAGCCCGCAGCACCACCCTGAGCGGACGGCTGCCGGCCGGGCGGCTGTCCAGCATCCGGCGCAGGGCCCTGAAGAAATGCGAAGGGTCGCGGTCCGGCGAGGGATAGATGGTGCCGCTGTGCAGCAGCACGATGGGCGCATCAGCGGCTTGCGAGGCAGCCAGACCCGATGCCGGCATGCCGCTGGCAGCGGCCGCGAAAGCGGTCTCGTCGAAGCCGTTGGGCATGACGCGCCAGCGCTCGTGCCTTGCGTCCGGATAGCGGTCCATGCAGATCTTGCGGGCGCCCTCGGTGCAAAAGCTGAGGGCATCGGCATGGGCGGCGGCGCGCCTTTCGATGGCCAGCCGGGCGCGCAGCAGGGCCGGCCAATGCGGCGTCATGACGCCGGTGCGCACATCCTTCTCGACCATGGGATCGCGGAAATCTGCGACCCAGGGCACGCCCGACAGGCGATGCAGGGCATAGCCGATCCAGTGGGCCGTGGCGATCGGGTAGGTACTCCAGATCACCTGGGGACGGTGGCGGCGGATCATGGACAGTCCGGCCGGGATCGCACTGAGTGCCCAGGTCTGCCAGCGGTCAGGCAGGGTCATCCACTTCGGATGGCGGCCGGCGATGGCCAGATGGCGCGTGACGTCCAGAGCCAGGCTGCGGCGCACCTCGACCGTGGGCGGGATCTGGCCCATGCGCTCGTCGCTGGTGGCCGGATAGGCCGAGGGCGAGGCGCTGAGCACCAGCGGCTCCCAGCCGAAGCGCGGCAGGTGGCGGGCCAGCGACAGCGAGCGCTCCAGGCCGCTGCTGGCTTTGATGGGCGGGAAGTGGAAGGCGACCAGCAGGGCCTTATTCGTCATGGTGGGCCGCTTCCTCTTTGGTTTTCTGATCTGTGCTGCGGAGTCTTGCGTGCCAACGCCGGATATAGCCCGCCAGGCGGGCCTTGGGCGTGCGGTTGAACAGCCTCAGGCCCTGGCAGACGTAACTGCCGTTGCGGTCGGACCAGCGCAGTTTGTGGGGCTCGCTGCGGCCCATGAAGTCGAAGCTGATCATGCCCAGGTCACGCAGGCGGCCGAAGGCGTAGTCGTTCAGCAGGTAGCTGGGGCTGA
This region includes:
- a CDS encoding lipopolysaccharide biosynthesis protein translates to MTVERQFLQGLRWTAASRLGSQIISWVGTIYVMRTLSPQDYGLSAICTAVLSIVAMAAEFGIGAGIVQAERLDKAQMRSIFGASILFSLSGAALVALLAPALAAFYQAPEAAPLIQIAALQLVMAPLSAMSDAQLRRDLRFRGSSVIEVVVALAATLTTAGMAWKGYGVWSLIIGPLAGTLARVVLLNLLVPLNLWPSFKLGAAKGLIGFGFKVALSRVASYVFGQSDVLIAGRMLSKNALGEYSVAMHLAMLPVSRVMSVVNQVTYPVIAQLHREAAPLRPALLMGLRLVAYVVVPVLWGLAALSPWLIPALLGPNWGGAVAPLQIVSVALPLRLLSVLQSSAIQGTGHAGIDLRNSITGVILMPCCFLIGGYFGAQGLALAWLIGLPLLVGQNIQRSSAVLGIGIGDALGALAKPAAFSAAMAAAVVATGTGCDAIGLPAWPSIVLMMGVASLVYLGLLFGLDRDSARQLLKLVRPSSAPDSPAA
- a CDS encoding GNAT family N-acetyltransferase; amino-acid sequence: MSWTLHPLQGSLGEHATAWDTLRRRLFAPNPMLSSRFVNALLGNFATGGEYLCVLTLEDQVEGMCVVQQHGSFSWRSFLPEQAQLGPTLLHDASHVEDLVRSLPGLAAELDLLCCDPHFGDLASTGLFSSDSVDQALTMDIALTGSFDDYWRSRPKKLTQNLERYRRRAQADGLSERFVTITEPEQIATAVARYAALEAAGWKGSRGTAVGSSPVQERFYRDVMCQHAKDGLAVAWELWLDDQLVAARLAIIEDRMLVMLKTTYLESAASYAPGRVLLRLAIEHCFGLLPEGRIEFYTDASDEQLKWSSGHRWIRHLGFYRNAVARTTARATRSGLRLIRGSRARGDATGPVGVRCYRHPSEFPAELVRFLTEAEDDSMQFGVGWYTNLVDQVFPEHAGVMFYVLEHDGRPMAVLPLLLTARTLDAKVQSLANYYTALYAPVLAPGLTDVQLSTLIRAIQRDHRGLSSFQFFPMAIEAASFRTLQSALRLANLISFPYFCFGNWYLAQQESWAAYLAQRSSKQRNTISRMTKKLQADGGRVEIIIEDDIERGIAAYEVVYAASWKQPEPYLGFVPGLINFCRSRGWLRLGVVWLGDKPIAAQIWIVANGRADIYKVAYDEGYKSYSPGTVLTAALMQHALDVDRVHEVDYLIGDDPYKQTWMSHRRERWGLVAYNPLSLIGLKDLCVEGCRRGIKALVLKLRAARPANADPHE
- a CDS encoding hydrolase 1, exosortase A system-associated codes for the protein MSVTERAVSFDCQGEQLLGILAEPAQPSGVGVVVIVGGPQYRVGSHRQFTLLSRALAAQGHHCLRFDYRGMGDSEGPLRSFEDVGKDIAAAVRSLREQCPAVRQVVLWGLCDGASAALLYVDGQAADGDIAGLVLLNPWVRSTESLAKTQVKHYYAQRLMQKEFWLKLLSGRTGLKALKEFLAKLRTASRAKPASADRLGFQARMARAWKRFPGPVLLLLSGTDYVAKEFLDHVKASREWQGLIDRPTTTRRDFAEADHTFSSAPWRAEVEQATNHWLATALRPSASTQAELMR
- a CDS encoding hydrolase 2, exosortase A system-associated, translated to MQPFFLDSPSGGHRYCLYHPARRSEGSLGKILYLAPFADEMNKARRMAALQARAFAAEGYEVLQLDPLGCGDSSGDFGDASWQAWLDDVKQASDWLMAQPGGRTLWLWGLRAGCLLAVEAHKTLPYPSQLLLVQPPASGKTLMQQFLRLKVAGEMLDSGSKGLMASLRSELDQGRSVEVAGYLLPAALAKGLEAAPLTPPEGDGAGRRLVWIEVSSREAPEWTPVALQAQQRWRDAGYAVQNGFAQGPAFWQTTEIEELPDLVQTGCRLLREAGA
- a CDS encoding glycosyltransferase, translating into MTNKALLVAFHFPPIKASSGLERSLSLARHLPRFGWEPLVLSASPSAYPATSDERMGQIPPTVEVRRSLALDVTRHLAIAGRHPKWMTLPDRWQTWALSAIPAGLSMIRRHRPQVIWSTYPIATAHWIGYALHRLSGVPWVADFRDPMVEKDVRTGVMTPHWPALLRARLAIERRAAAHADALSFCTEGARKICMDRYPDARHERWRVMPNGFDETAFAAAASGMPASGLAASQAADAPIVLLHSGTIYPSPDRDPSHFFRALRRMLDSRPAGSRPLRVVLRASGVEQVYAGLVGELGLQQVVDFQPGLPYEAALREMLAADGLLIFQGYTSNPAVPAKLYEYFRARRPILALADADGDTAGLIRQENVGTLAPLDDEAAITQALASFITGIESDTATVMSLDRVAEFERTRTVEKFAALFDSLALG